In one window of Electrophorus electricus isolate fEleEle1 chromosome 15, fEleEle1.pri, whole genome shotgun sequence DNA:
- the LOC118242576 gene encoding collagen alpha-2(IV) chain-like — translation MVPKASRAPWEIKDHLANRVQKVQTHLCSHIHRCSDTQTFAWEKGEKGATGHLGSSGNPGSTGIPGDPGEMGPRGLMGIKGARGPPGDTGPPGRRSRFNFGFLLVKHSQSAKVPECPLNTLKLWEGYSLLYLKGQEKVHKQDLGQAGSCVQFFSTIPFSSCNLGTCNYASHNDKSYWLSTTASSPMLSVSELDIEPLISRCVVCEVHSPAISLHSQTTSLPDCPPEWKSLWHGYSFFMHTGSGDDAGGPTLRSSGSCLQLFHTHPTLECEGSQGTCSYSESIYTFWLTVSREGFGSGPDTTTLRGEAQNVSRCNVCMKNF, via the exons ATGGTTCCCAAGGCCTCCAGGGCTCCCTGGGAAATCAAGGACCACCTGGCCAACAGGGTCCAGAAGGTGCAGACCCACTtgtgctcacacatacacagatgctCAGACACGCAAACAttcgcat GGGAGAAAGGGGAGAAGGGAGCAACAGGACACCTAGGTTCATCAGGAAACCCAGGAAGCACTGGAATCCCTGGAGATCCCGGGGAAATGGGTCCAAGAGGATTAATGGGgattaagg GTGCCCGAGGGCCCCCTGGAGACACTGGACCCCCGGGGAGAAGATCAAGGTTCAACTTTGGCTTCCTATTGGTTAAACATAGCCAATCAGCAAAAGTACCTGAGTGCCCACTGAATACGCTGAAACTATGGGAAGGATACAGCTTGCTTTACCTTAAAGGGCAAGAGAAAGTGCACAAACAGGACCTTG GTCAGGCAGGTTCGTGTGTACAGTTCTTCAGCACCATACCATTCTCCTCCTGTAACCTGGGCACATGTAACTACGCCAGCCACAACGACAAATCCTATTGGCTGTCGACCACAGCATCGTCACCCATGTTGTCTGTGTCAGAGCTTGACATCGAGCCACTCAtcagcaggtgtgtggtgtgtgaggtccACTCACCTGCTATCTCCCTTCACAGCCAGACCACCTCCTTACCTGACTGCCCCCCAGAATGGAAAAGCCTTTGGCATGGATATTCCTTCTTTATG CACACAGGCTCCGGAGACGATGCCGGTGGCCCGACGCTGAGGTCATCAGGAAGCTGTCTGCAGCTTttccacacccacccaaccTTGGAATGCGAGGGCTCCCAGGGTACCTGTAGCTACTCCGAGAGCATCTACACTTTCTGGCTCACCGTGAGCAGGGAGGGATTTGGCTCCGGCCCTGATACGACGACCCTCAGAGGAGAAGCACAAAACGTTAGCCGCTGCAACGTCTGTATGAAGAACTTCTGA